The region gttcagtttttgttaaaactgtctAAGAGACTTGTTGATTTAACTTTATGGCCGGAGGTTTTTCTAATATTCAGTCTGACCCCTCATTAATATAAATGGGGCGGACAATAATAAACTGGCCAAATGAGTTCATATGCAAATGCAGGTTGATATCTTCATGATGCAGGAACTGTTCATGACATTAGACTATTTTCTTGAAACCTTAGGGTGCAGACCTCCAGGCAAAACCAGATGGCAAGATGACGCAGCCTGTTAATATGGTGCAGTTGCTCACGGTAAGACAAAACTCATTACAACAGTTTAAATTGTGTTCAGGGTTGTTGAACTGCTGACTTTGTCTGACATActtgtctttgttgtgtctCATATTTAAACAGAAATACCCTATTGTGTGGCAAGGCCTGCTGGCACTGAAGAATGACACAGCTGCAGTCCAGTTGCATTTTGTCTGTGGCAACAAAGCTCTGGCTCATCGATCACTGCCCCTACAAGAAGGAGGCGCATTGCTTAGGATTGTCCAGAGGATGAGACTAGAGGCTTCACAACTGGAGAGTGTAGCCCGAAGAATGACCGTACGTGTCTTCTGTCTTACTCCCACTGagtaatgttttctgtttcattgaATGCGATCTGTTATTAACGgttacctttttttcccctgtacAGGGAGACACTGACTTCTGTCTTCTCCTTGCTCTGCCATGTGGACGAGATCAAGACGATGTCCTAAACCAAACTCAAGCTCTTAAGGCCGCTTTCATCAACTACTTGCAGACAAAGTTGGCTGCTGGTATCATCAATATCCCCAACCCAGGTTCTAATCAGGTGAGAGATGACTTGTATGTGCCTCAAATGTCagaatttgatgcttttttttgtcatgaacTGAACTGTTGTTTTGGCCTGTTGGTCAAATAGCACAAGCTATTAATTCCCCTAagattaataaaaagaaaatgtgtcttttttttgtattctgacattttataggctgaACTATTAATCAAAACAATTATCGTCACATTAATCGCTAATGAAAATAACTTAGTTGCAGCCGTAGTGAAGTGATTAACTTTATAGCAAGAAAATAAGATCATtagcttttttcctttttttttttatataaacgTTTAAAGTCTTAATCAGTTGCATTGTGCTACTTAGGTGACATCACAGCCTCCGTATGGAGGTAATAGTGTTTAAATAACTTCTGACTGGCTATCTGcccctttttgtattttcaataaACAGATTGCGGGGTGTCtgttttcttaattttattTAAGGGACGTTTAAAGAGAGAACACATGGTGAAAAAGTTAAGGGtatattaacatattaaaattaatatgaagctacatccaTGGGTCAGTTTTATAAtagctttattttaaatttcagTTCATTGATACATTTGACTAAAATACGGTCAGATACTTATGACTGAAAAAGATCTGACACATTTTAAGTACGTAGTTGTAAGTAGTGCAGTTCATGTCAAATGAAATCACAATTTGACATGAAAGGTAAACTGCCTCATTTTCACTGTGGCAACAAAGGGGAACCTTCAAGGAGGAACTTGTGTACTCATGTAACACTGGTTTAGCCTGAGGAGAAGCTAAACCTGAAAACCTATGTAGACTTCTTTTAAACCTCCTTGAAACAGGAATTTCCTGAATACAGGGCCGACTTACTGAAACCAGCCTGGTCTAACTGGTAATCAAATCTGTTGGTTCTTTGTAACTTCAAATGAGTAATTGATGTTTTCCTTGTGTTCCCAGCCTGCTTATGTGCTACAGATTTTCCCACCATGCGAATTTTCAGAGAGCCACTTATCCCAGCTCGCCCCCGACCTTCTCAACAGGATCTCCAGCATCTCACCACACCTCATGATTGTCATCACCTCTGTGTAACCTTCACTGCTGGGAACTGTCCCATCGCTGGATGTTCTCGCTGATGAGCCTCAGGAAACCAGAGGAATATGagaatttgttttttcctgGACACAATGGGAATGTGTAGGATTGTACCAacgttttgctttttttccccccaccagtctttttctttttttcttttgtcactctggtgtttttgtccttctcAAAATAACTCAGGGATGGACCAAACCAGAATCAGTCTTATTTGACCATTTCTCTGCTGTATTTCtatttattggagttttattttaatgttcgGAGATGCTCTGAAGAAAAAATCAGGATGTTTGATGAACAAGAATGAGTGACTATCTGGGtggccttttttctttcatctgtcttttatTGATTGTCATATTCATTTCTTCACAACAGAGGATCATAGAAGCTGTTGTACCGCAATggctaaaaaaacatttcaacatgtaattttaaatgattatgtaCAGACTTCCTCGCCCAGGCTTTCTTTTAGAGGAGGAAGAATTCACCTGTAAAACTATGGAGACCCTGTAGAGGACCACTTTTGTTTAACAGCTCCTTTTAATTCCACCAGCTCTGCTCATTTTCTCACACTACTGAAGCAGTTACACCTCTGACACCTGCCTTTGCATTGAACAAGCTACAGTATGATTTGGGAGTttttgaatacaggactttgtaaatattttaaatatttaaactttgACAATGGAACTTGGACAACTTGACAGAGACTTGGACTCTGGGACATACCAGAACGCAGAGTGTGGGAATTTAGATGGATatccttgattttttttttttgggtgtaAATACTTGTAACACAAGAAGGTTGGCAAACTCTCCTGTGGAGTCTGCTGATGGCACTTCATATTTTgtaactcaaataaaacaaactccaGAAAACTTGAATATTTAAGATataatccttttatttttttatgtcattatttGGCAAGAATGTTCACTCATTTTTATACTCAAGACATGccatttattaaaaacaagGTTACGCTTACATATCATACAACAAAGGTTTGAGTAAACAGAAGTGGTCGTTAACAGTTGCTGGTGGCTTCTTTTGCTGAGTGCGAATGGAAAATGGTCCAGCACTTTTCATCATTAAACAATCAAACAATGATTGACCAGCACTTACACAGTAAATTAACATGAACTGTGTGTATGTCAACAACAATTACAAGACATGTTGCATATAATTTGGAAGCTAAAGAGGCCTCAGTTGCATAATAATTGTTCCTATATGAAAACAATTGCAGTAAAACAGAAGTCTGGCTGTTCAGTTCCAATGTATTTGAGTTTGATGGGACAGTAACTTAATTATAAGATGTCACTTTAACATTTTAGCAAACTTTTGAAACGACTGCTATGGGTTAAAACAAAGGGCAACTCCACTGATTTTTAACACGAACGAGCGAACTAACAGCAAACTAGCGTTACTGCatatgtggggaaaaaaggtttcattttgtggctccagaggtCTGATAAATGGTTGGGGGTTGAAGACTACAAGAAAGAGGTGAtattaccagacctctgtagtccgctcctcatctctgcttgaggctacattagctgttACTAGTATAACTCACCCAAATCTCTGACTGAGCTGTGAGCAGTgacgttgcattgtgggtaatttaggcgccaggttttgacaaggatgAAGAATGCGTGGACTATAAAAAAAGAGACTacatctctggttctgctgcattaatTTTGATATATgaaactgtccatcgtgagtcccACCGTGTTATAGGAGTAAAATTTTAAATTGGTGGAGTACTCTTAAACGTGACAGAtcagacatgcagacattttgacttgtcatagtaggaaaaacACATGTTACTAAccattaacgatggctctgttctattcaagtatcccagtcagcatgcacaatatcaggaccctgaaactgaaggagCTAAATAACATTaagtcatcattcattttattatttacacctgtgattttcctactGTCAAAATGTCCTGTCACGCCTGTATAGAGAGGAACAACACAGGAAATGATAAATCAGGAGCCGGTGACAGGCTTCATGGACTTGGTTCAAGGTACAGTATGATGGTCCTGTCAGTACTGGACTGTTGATTAACCGAAGCTCGCCTGCTGTAAACTGACTTCTTTTATCAATGAGGTATATTCAAGCACGACAGTTACTGCTGTGTAGGTTTCTTTTGGGTAATTATTGGGATTGTCACACAAGAAACATGATGTAATCCTATTCACAACCTAAACTTGCAGAGTTGTACAAAGAACAGtagaatataaaacacaagGCTGTATGTTACATTTACCTCAAGGGGGAGATAATCACGTGTTAGATGCACTATGTTTGACTTGAGTACAACTTTATTTTAGAATTGTATGTCCTAGTGTTTTAAATCTACACTGGAGCCAAACAGTGCCACCAGCTGGTCCTCATACTGGGAAATGTTCCTCTTCATGATGTCCATACAGGGTCCCAGCAAACGCTCAAAAGCCTGGATGTCAATTactgaaggaaacaaaaaagcaaattaagaTTATGTCATCCCATTTCCTGTCCAACAGATGGAGTGTGCAGTTTCCAAAACGGTAAAAATTGGTGCACATATACTTTTTTTCATTGAGAGAAATGTTTGGTTGTGTTAAGTCTTGCCATTATCAGGGTCCACTACAAACATAGCAGATGGGGCGTGATTCAATACCTAAACATTTGTCGATATGACGCTAAACAGGAGATTAAAACGGAAACAAACTGTATATTCAGAAGATATTTAAATTAGGAGGATCAGTGGATATCTTTTGATTTTAACCGCAGTGAAACAGCAGATTAATTGTATCGATATGTCCAATCTGCCTCTGTCAAAACTTAAGCTCTGTAATCTTCTGCAAACTGCACAGCTTTAGTCTTTGaaagtggaaatgaaagaaatcatcAGGTTCTTAAGGCTTCACCGTTAACTCCCTTTGTGTGCCAACTTCATTCACTGTGGAGCATCTTGTCTTGTGCAGTTACACATTATTTCAGCCCATGGATAAGAAGAGAAGGCGTATCAAGTCAAGACTTCCCTTTTCAGTTGCACTTCTCTACCTACCTAATAACACTGAACGTGACTGAATGTGTGGAAACCTTTAGGGATTTTGGTCCATGCTGACTCGACAGCATCATGTGGCTCCTGCAGATTATTTTTGCCTGTTCCACCTCATCCCACCTGTGGCCTGTCAGGGTGCAGACTGTGCAGACCACTGGAGAGGACTGAAATGGCTGTCCAACTCCTAAATGTTACTCAGTTGTTGCCCAACACTCCCAACATCACAAGCCTTTGTGGATACAAGAAAGGACAgatccatttccatttccacaGACCACACTGTTGACAGTTTTAATATGGACTGAgatggctgtttgtgttgttaacAAGTAGGAGCGCCTGATTAAACGGCCACTGGCTGTGAGTAGATTATCAGTTACTGTGCTTGCTCTTGTCTCTGCTACATCCCTCTGTAGACCTGCTGCACCACCCCTCCCGTAATCAACAGCCCAACCAGAGTCCAGCAtcctgaaacaaagaaagacaaacaccaGCGCCTTTAACATACCTAAACATTTGGTTTCTCCCACAGCATAAACCGATGCTGCGCGAGGTTTGTTGGTGACCAGCGCCAGCTCCCCAAAATACTGCCCTCTGGAGCAACGAGCCACCTCCACCTCTGTGTTATCCTGCTGGCCTGCCTTCGTCTGTAACGAATTCAGTACATTAACATCACTAccagacacaaaaaaatgaattattatgtCTACCTAATGGCAAAAACTAGTAATCAAATTCAAAGTTAAAAGAGGGTGAATGAAAAGATTACACGTTCATTTAAAGAGGCAACTTAGATTCACTTACAATATTGGAAACTGTACTTACTTTGCTTTTTATCATTATCTTCACCTCTCCTGACTCCACAATGTAGAAACAGTCGGCCTCCTCCCCCTGTGAGTacaagaagcagcagaaacaccacCTTTATTAAGTCTAACTTAACTGGTATTGATTAATAACAACGCAGCGAAAAATGTCCCAACACTGTACCTGAGTTATCAATCGCTCCCCGTCCTTGAACGCTCGGGCTCCCAAAACATCTACAATCTTCATTCTCTCAGAGAGCTGGTGAgaagaaaacaccacaaacacactgctgacaaACCTGAAgcacaataatgataataataataataataataatattttgtttgtgtgttctaCAAACCTCTAGAGACTTCAGAAGAGGAACACACTCGATGAAGGCCTCatacatcctcctcttcttcgcGTTATTCTTAACAATCAGCCTGTGAAATGTGGCTCGATCCTGAAAGAgcaccaaacaaaaaaatgttttatcttaAAATCTTTAAATTTCGTCACATGGTTAGTTTTCATTAAATCTGCAATTGCAATAACTTTACATGCGGGGGGATTTAAGCATTTAGCACCATATTTCTTTCACTCCCTCAGAAACTGAACTGTGCTTTGTCGGACTCACCAGGCCCCACAGGGCGCCCTCCTGCGTCGCAACGATAGTGGCTGCTCTCGGCGTGTTGTACATGAGAGCCAGCTCACCAAAACTGCCCTTATTGTCGTACTTTCCAACGCACAGACTCGCTCCGTCCTTCTGCACAAAAATATCATACACACCCCTGGAAATGatatgacacacagacagggagtAGAAGTCATTACAAGACGTCATCTAGtttaaacattataaacaagGTAATGTGAAATATGCCCCTCACTTCTCTATGACGTAAAAGTTGTCTCCATCGTCTCCTTGGTCTATGATGTGTTCCTGAGGTTTGACCAACACCTCGAACATGCCGTCCAAAACCTCAGAGAACTGCTCCTGGAGGCAAGTTTATATGTGTAGCACCTTTTTAATAACAATTGAAagtgttttacataaaacataacagGGCTTTAAGAGAAAATATAACAGACACACAAGGCAATATAACAAATACACATAGCTAGGTTTTAAAAAGAGTGcaagaagataaaaaataaaacagaataaacaggagaataaaagtgagttaaaaaaataaaagagttgTAGCAGACATCAAGTTTTctgggagtttgttccagatatgtAGAgcaaaaaaactgaatgttgCTTCTACATGTTTtcgttagcagagcagcagatcagaaatgCATTCTGGGCCTGAACCATCCAGTGCTTTGTGAACCAAAAAGTAGTATTTTAAAGTCAGTGTTTTGACACACAGGAAGACAGTGTAAAGATCTGAGAACtggattatatattatattattagtaCATTACACCAACAttaggtgtgtgtctgtcaaacCTAAACTCTATATTCAaattttgtctaaaaaaaagaaaaagaaagcagtcATCATCAGGAGGACAAACCAGTTCTCTTCATCCCTCCGACAGAAGCTCATGCGTGCTGTTGTACCTGCTCCAGagttttaaacagtaaaatgtctctGCAGGCGTCCTGAAGTCTGCGACGCTGCTCGTCTGTTTTGGGATGCACCACCCGAGGCTCTGCGTCATCGTCCTCGTCGTCATCGGGGTTATACGCCTCTGCACAAACTGCAGTGGGACAAACGATATTAAAAAATACTGTGCCGTGGTCCGCGTGCAGAGATTAATATTCATCACACGTTGTTCCAGTTACTGACCTGAAACTCTGCGGTTGTATTTACTGGTGGTGgactctgcagagagacagagagagacactggtGGATATACATGTTGAATAACTTGGGTTAATGAGTGTTATTTTGTATCCTGTGATCTGCGagttgttgtgttgtctgtatTCAGTATCTTGCTTGCTTTTTGTTCACATGGATGTTTGCCTGACTTTGACCTTGTGGGTCAAAACGTTGCTAATTTCTGTCTGCGGACAGtttctccatttcctttgtgtgaTGTTGACACTATGAAGCTTTGAGGTTTGAAACATCTACATTTCTTAAAAGTTCATTAAAATCTTTCATTTGGAGCAGGAAACAAACGCAAAATAATGTAACAACACTCACTAACAgcgccttcctcctcctcttcatcgccCTTGTTGGTCTTATTTGACTTGGTTTCAAAGGTCACTCCTTTCCGTGCAGGTTTGGCACTGCATTTCTTGGCTCTTTGGTCATTTCTTTGGCCCTCCAGGACTCGCGTAAAATGCTGCAACGCAAATTCAACCAAGTCTGGCGGCCTGCGGCGAAGCACCTCCACCGTGTatccctgcagcagctccttcaAACCAGCCGGTATCTCAACATTACTCATCATGCAGATGGTTCAGAGGTCACGAGTTTGGAGTTGGACAGTTCACATTTaaccacaaaaccaaaactaaatatcaaacatttagatttgaaatataaaatctCAGCATCCGCTTGTCCCACAGCTTTGATAAACACACTTCTGTCCGGACCTTCATCACAGGAGCAGAgtgactcctcctcctcctctcgtccCACTCTCTCTAACATCCAGCAGcttattgatttctttatttagcaCAGCCTGTCGGAAAGTATTGACCAGGACTTTTCACATCAGATGTAATTAAAGGCTGTCTGATGGATTACGCCTCAGAACTTGATTTGGCAAAGAAACAATAGAGAGGACTTTTAACAGACACCATCAGAAAGTACACAAGAGACTTCTTATAGAGGcgtatgtttttaaattcaaacaaacaataaaactatCTCAAAACTTTATAGGGGTCTGTAGTAATTGTATATATACCTGTGTGTATAAAACTGAAATGGGACTGGGAGGGTAACTTAAGTCAACTGAAGCGGAGCATGAAACTCAGCTTTAGGGAGAGATTTTGTCATTACACTCATTCAAAAGACCCATTACATGAAATCCTCCAGCTGCTGGCGACAATGAGGGGAATCattgttgtatattttgtttttgcccaTTGTGAAGTTCTGTCTGGCCAGAGGTTTTACAGAACGTACTcagaaaatgtgtcacattgTTATATTTTGAATGTTAAATGCTGCAGGTAGAAAGGCCAGAAATAtcttaatatataaaatataaaatatacagagCAGAAATATCTTCAGTTGATGATTGAattgacattatttatttttctttatgaTGGAAAGAATAGCCGCTTCTACTCACTTacttctgtgtatttttattgtaattgttgtacttgtgtttttgttagtaTTTCTTTGACTTTacttttttatacattattacTTTGTTTATTATCCTTTGTTGCAGTTGTTTATTACATTTGACtacattatatgtattttttttaaatattccaCAAATAATCCAAATAAAGagaatttagaaaaaaagagcaCTACAACAAGTCTGATTTCTAAATATGGattctgctttttatttctataCTTGCTGACATTCATATACTGCTCAGTCAATCTCTTCACAACTActttcatcatttcacattaaaacaaacaagaaagtGTAATTATTGGTGGTCACTGAGTGGAGCGTGATCACGCAGGAAGCAGACAGTTTGAAAGGCTTGTGTTGCTGagagactgaacacacacagtacaactAAATGCACCTTTTCCCTGATATGCACACCTGCTTGCAGATAACAAAAAGGTAAGGCACGACATGTTCAGTTCACTCCTTTtcttatataaaaaaaataacacaatttaaacaaaacaagtgaaacaaaaaggagTGAGAACATtcgactgtctgtgtgtttgtgtttttgtgtgtactgGCACAGATACAGAGTCATCACAACATCTCGGCTCTGAACCTTCAGCAGCTCTGAACAATCCACGTGCTCTAAAGTACCACAAGGTCTAAAAAAAGAATCAAGTACATTATTGGAAAAGTGTTAAAATCTCTTGGTATtgtttgattcagtgtgtgtgtgtgtgaactgctAATAACTCGTCGAGTTCTGTTCCTGGGATTCACAAACGAGGCGACGCTGAGCCTTCATCACAGGTCCGGAGCTAACCAGTTCAGGAACTTCATCGCGAATTCAAATCCTAAGAAACAagcctgaaagaaaaagacacagaaacaaaatgtttagtttgtgtgtaaaagtgatGGAATTAAAAACTCTGATTTTTAACATAACTTTTTGTTTACTATAACAAAGTGCAAAATATTAAATGCACATCTAAAGAATTATTGCGCccttattttgtatttacatcCTGGTGTCCTCAGGGTTTAAGATGCTGACGATGTAACTGGAACATCCCCACTTTGAGTTCAGGGATGTTTGCTGCATGAtatccctcctctttctctttccactcTTTTCCTGTCACTTCTCTAATGTCCACGAGggcaataaaatgtcagataagcgtaaaaatggccatcacacTTTCCTACAGCCCAAGATTGCCTCCTAAAAGTGcctgttttgtctgagcaacagtccaaaacccaaaaatattcagtttatgatcacataaaacaaaaaaaggggcGAGTGTTTCCTTGAAAACTTACCTGAGCATCTGTTGATCGACtgactgattaattgttttagctGTAGTGTCCGCTATCAAAAATAAAGGTAACAATTGCACAAAAAatactcagccaatcagctgatTTTATTGGTGATAGTTGGCCAAATGCACAATGAAATACTGTCTGACAAGCACTTGATTATCTAGAGATTTTTGAAAATTTGTGTTCATAAAAAGTGTAATTTGTTTCTCTCTTAGAAAAAAAGCTCAACAGCTCAACAGCAGGGATATCAGCACAAAAATATTGGATATTGT is a window of Enoplosus armatus isolate fEnoArm2 chromosome 3, fEnoArm2.hap1, whole genome shotgun sequence DNA encoding:
- the prkar2ab gene encoding LOW QUALITY PROTEIN: protein kinase, cAMP-dependent, regulatory, type II, alpha, B (The sequence of the model RefSeq protein was modified relative to this genomic sequence to represent the inferred CDS: substituted 1 base at 1 genomic stop codon), translating into MSQQPQPISPLKNFFAGGFGGVCLVFAGHPLDTIKVRLQTQPKPKPGERLVYAGTIDCFKKTLAKEVKYAGPMDCVKQLYRESGIRGIYKGTALTLMRDVPASGMYFTSYEWLKNMLTPPGKNHNDLSIPSVLFAGGMAGIFNWAVAIPADVLKSRFQTAPEGKYPNGFRDVLRELVREEGVVSLYKGFNAVMLRAFPANAACFLGFEFAMKFLNWLAPDLTICMMSNVEIPAGLKELLQGYTVEVLRRRPPDLVEFALQHFTRVLEGQRNDQRAKKCSAKPARKGVTFETKSNKTNKGDEEEEEGAVSEXSTTSKYNRRVSVCAEAYNPDDDEDDDAEPRVVHPKTDEQRRRLQDACRDILLFKTLEQEQFSEVLDGMFEVLVKPQEHIIDQGDDGDNFYVIEKGVYDIFVQKDGASLCVGKYDNKGSFGELALMYNTPRAATIVATQEGALWGLDRATFHRLIVKNNAKKRRMYEAFIECVPLLKSLELSERMKIVDVLGARAFKDGERLITQGEEADCFYIVESGEVKIMIKSKTKAGQQDNTEVEVARCSRGQYFGELALVTNKPRAASVYAVGETKCLVIDIQAFERLLGPCMDIMKRNISQYEDQLVALFGSSVDLKH